The Spirochaetota bacterium DNA window CTCGGTGCTGTAGGTTTTCACCCAGTGCTTCTTCAAGACTTCCTTGGCCTCGACGATCTTGTCCACCTCGAGAATCATGATGGCCTCGTCGCCGCGCAGGTTTATAAAGGGGTACATGGCTTCGATGTTGACCCGGGCCTCCAGTAACGGGCGCAGCACGGCGTTCAGGCCGCCGGGATGGTCGGGGGTGGCGACCGCGATTACCTCGCGCGTGGTAACGGTCATGCCGCTGTTCCTGAGCACCGCCTCGGCGCGCGGGGGATCGCTCACGATCAGGTGAACCTGGACCGGCGTGAGCACCGAGGACGCCATGATCGCCCGTATG harbors:
- a CDS encoding amino acid-binding protein; this translates as MPITQVSVALENKPGKLNELCDILEKEQINIRAIMASSVLTPVQVHLIVSDPPRAEAVLRNSGMTVTTREVIAVATPDHPGGLNAVLRPLLEARVNIEAMYPFINLRGDEAIMILEVDKIVEAKEVLKKHWVKTYSTEIYKS